From a region of the Deltaproteobacteria bacterium genome:
- a CDS encoding ankyrin repeat domain-containing protein, with amino-acid sequence MIAHHKNLSLLFCCLTCCFLTNCTPTKTYTNAELIASDANGLTLLHKAARDGQTSVLKDLLAQGADINSRDNYGRTAIHWAAINDERKAASILIEHGANVSAISMYDMTPLHWAALMGHRKMISLLLTSGANVNARNFYGMTPLHLTGNAAVARTLIAAGALIETRDRFGMTPLHWAFSIGEAQALLDAGANIFARAQDGRQPITMTVSGNEKLAMLLIYPQRDRIRLRGENTTLNLTLRSVTYKAIKNIQIQVHTDGLIASANPALLYILHPAQISNVHLTFTRQPQKPINANKVIIKVVDETKLELATITLPIDTRDFETPEDRGLLPVTTVKVRPAPAIIQYLAYAAVPLFLLIIWFGHRYLTKRRKKLSSRRA; translated from the coding sequence ATGATTGCCCATCATAAAAATCTCTCATTGCTTTTTTGCTGCCTAACTTGCTGTTTTTTAACAAATTGTACCCCTACAAAGACTTACACTAATGCAGAGTTAATTGCGAGTGATGCTAACGGGTTAACTTTATTGCATAAAGCCGCTCGTGACGGTCAAACTAGTGTTCTTAAAGACTTATTAGCACAAGGGGCTGATATAAATAGCCGAGATAACTACGGTCGCACTGCAATACATTGGGCCGCTATTAATGACGAGCGCAAAGCTGCTAGCATTTTGATAGAGCATGGCGCTAATGTATCGGCGATCTCAATGTATGACATGACCCCACTACACTGGGCCGCTTTAATGGGTCATCGAAAAATGATCTCACTTTTACTTACATCAGGTGCCAATGTAAACGCACGCAATTTTTATGGCATGACGCCACTACATCTCACCGGTAATGCAGCGGTAGCACGAACTCTAATCGCTGCTGGTGCTTTAATTGAAACCCGTGACCGTTTTGGCATGACGCCCCTGCACTGGGCATTTAGCATAGGCGAAGCACAAGCACTACTAGATGCGGGGGCTAATATTTTTGCTCGCGCACAAGATGGACGTCAGCCAATTACCATGACTGTATCTGGCAACGAAAAACTTGCTATGTTGTTAATTTATCCACAACGTGATCGTATTCGCTTGCGTGGTGAAAACACTACTTTAAACCTCACTTTACGTAGCGTAACTTATAAAGCTATTAAAAATATTCAAATTCAGGTGCATACTGATGGACTGATTGCGAGTGCAAACCCTGCATTGCTTTATATTTTGCATCCAGCGCAAATATCAAATGTACATTTAACTTTTACTCGCCAACCCCAAAAACCTATTAATGCAAATAAAGTTATTATTAAAGTCGTTGATGAAACTAAGTTAGAACTTGCAACGATTACCTTACCCATCGACACACGTGACTTTGAAACCCCTGAAGACCGTGGTCTATTACCTGTAACTACTGTTAAAGTGCGACCAGCACCGGCAATTATTCAATATTTAGCCTATGCTGCGGTACCATTATTTTTACTTATTATCTGGTTTGGACATCGGTATTTAACAAAGCGTCGAAAAAAGTTGTCATCCCGACGAGCTTAA
- a CDS encoding PQQ-like beta-propeller repeat protein: protein MITSLAVANTSKAEVANQQIDWPTSRSNAAGSATLELKIANKLRAQQWTFNGSGRVYGYSPGMTVWSPPAIGLVDNQAVVFVGSYDKNIYALDAQTGNELWRVTTGDGVYATPVLWQGSNGSQLYVSSSDRLLYALNASNGARLWIHSVADYRPTLGGARLGSVCQGKVFHEAAVFLPYWVWDRSLAANQQESGVTALSASDGKVLWKSRIGDNELTAATCVTIDTEAFVYVASSDGNVFALNAKNGVKLWQYTELDAIRGAPVISNSARGPLLIVASKSGLVRTLNAVTGKEVWHYRTGDWVTGAPAIATVYERPMVFVGSYDNSMYALDLLSGALVWRFHAAAGIHAAPTIITHFAPALVIFSAWDHQLYGVTAQQGEKRFRVYTGRPIWDVVGLEASSWSAPIAAAINDDWMVYIGSYDGTFYALPVQELLARGSTSMPVSFEFWLSFPIALLAVGLFARILTMHYRRSRQR from the coding sequence ATGATAACTAGTTTGGCTGTTGCTAACACCAGTAAAGCCGAAGTAGCTAACCAACAAATTGATTGGCCAACAAGTCGTAGTAATGCTGCTGGTAGTGCAACCCTTGAATTAAAAATAGCCAATAAATTAAGGGCACAACAATGGACTTTTAATGGTAGTGGACGAGTTTATGGATACAGCCCAGGAATGACGGTATGGTCACCGCCGGCAATTGGTTTAGTAGATAATCAAGCCGTAGTTTTTGTTGGTTCATATGATAAAAATATTTATGCTTTAGATGCACAAACCGGTAACGAACTATGGCGAGTCACTACTGGTGATGGTGTCTATGCTACTCCGGTATTATGGCAAGGGTCTAATGGCTCGCAACTTTATGTTTCGTCAAGTGATCGCTTGCTTTATGCGCTTAATGCCAGCAATGGCGCGAGACTGTGGATCCACAGCGTTGCAGATTATCGTCCGACATTAGGTGGAGCTCGTTTAGGTTCAGTATGCCAAGGTAAAGTTTTTCATGAGGCTGCAGTGTTTTTGCCTTATTGGGTATGGGATCGTTCGCTGGCGGCTAATCAACAAGAAAGTGGAGTTACGGCTTTATCAGCTAGTGATGGTAAAGTGTTATGGAAGAGTCGTATTGGAGATAATGAATTAACTGCAGCCACATGTGTAACAATTGATACTGAAGCGTTTGTCTATGTTGCTTCATCTGATGGTAATGTTTTTGCACTAAATGCGAAGAACGGTGTCAAATTATGGCAATATACCGAGCTTGATGCCATTCGTGGCGCCCCGGTGATTAGCAATTCTGCACGTGGGCCACTGTTAATTGTTGCTTCAAAATCGGGTCTGGTGCGTACTTTAAATGCAGTAACTGGCAAAGAAGTTTGGCATTATCGTACTGGCGATTGGGTGACAGGGGCACCAGCCATTGCCACAGTTTATGAACGACCAATGGTTTTTGTTGGCTCGTATGATAATAGTATGTATGCTCTCGATCTATTGAGTGGCGCATTAGTTTGGCGTTTTCATGCAGCCGCTGGTATTCATGCTGCACCAACGATAATTACACATTTTGCACCGGCTTTAGTCATTTTTAGCGCCTGGGATCATCAATTATATGGAGTTACCGCGCAACAAGGTGAAAAGCGTTTTCGTGTATATACTGGACGCCCGATTTGGGATGTTGTTGGTCTTGAAGCAAGTTCATGGTCAGCGCCAATAGCAGCAGCAATTAATGATGATTGGATGGTATATATAGGCTCATATGACGGTACGTTTTACGCATTGCCGGTGCAAGAGCTATTAGCGCGCGGTAGCACTTCAATGCCGGTAAGTTTTGAATTTTGGTTGTCATTTCCGATTGCTCTATTAGCAGTTGGTTTGTTTGCACGTATTCTTACCATGCATTATCGGCGTAGTAGACAGCGATAA
- a CDS encoding ATP-binding cassette domain-containing protein, giving the protein MISLRAITRVCGSYTLGPLSLNIGRGEYWVILGPSGAGKSMLLHTIAGIHQADQGSIAINNQDITFAPTELRQLGLVFQKSALFPHLSVAENISYGLWAHKISRELRQKRVRELVAALNIEVLLTRPTATLSGGEAQKVAIARALALKPQVLLLDEPLSPIDYSARLELQAELKRIHKDFGLTVLHVTHSHEEAKVLGDHCAIMLNGRIVQSGFTEAVFKNPRCFFVAHFLGGDPQKITAPSCGKTCLQTHGYCDQPEVV; this is encoded by the coding sequence ATGATTTCGTTGCGGGCAATAACACGAGTTTGCGGCAGTTATACGCTAGGCCCGCTTTCCTTAAATATTGGTCGTGGTGAGTATTGGGTAATATTAGGTCCGAGCGGTGCTGGTAAATCAATGTTACTACATACAATTGCTGGTATTCATCAAGCAGATCAGGGTAGCATAGCGATCAACAATCAAGATATTACTTTTGCGCCTACTGAGCTTCGCCAGCTAGGCTTAGTGTTTCAAAAGTCGGCATTATTTCCACATTTAAGCGTTGCCGAAAATATTAGTTATGGTCTGTGGGCGCACAAAATTTCGCGCGAGCTACGTCAAAAGCGGGTGCGCGAATTAGTAGCAGCTTTAAATATTGAGGTGTTATTGACAAGGCCAACTGCAACTTTAAGTGGTGGTGAGGCACAAAAAGTTGCCATTGCTCGGGCATTGGCTCTAAAGCCGCAAGTTTTACTACTTGATGAGCCTTTAAGTCCGATTGATTATAGTGCTAGATTAGAATTACAAGCAGAGTTGAAACGTATTCATAAAGATTTTGGACTTACCGTTTTACATGTAACCCACAGTCATGAAGAAGCTAAAGTTTTAGGAGATCATTGCGCGATAATGCTTAATGGTCGTATTGTGCAAAGTGGTTTTACCGAAGCGGTTTTTAAAAACCCACGCTGTTTTTTTGTGGCGCATTTTCTTGGTGGCGACCCGCAAAAGATTACAGCGCCATCGTGTGGTAAAACCTGTTTACAAACCCATGGATATTGTGATCAACCAGAGGTAGTTTGA
- a CDS encoding substrate-binding domain-containing protein, whose translation MQRHNLIFLSAFFLLISCHEKKELILFVAPSLASVIAEMEPSFNQVEPDIHIRSDISGSQVAARKLTELNMRADILALADIEVIEKMLIPNHAKWSIRFATNSVVLAHFSHSRYTEEITPENWPDILSRPDVKIGLANPDTAPIGYRSIMVWLLAAKYYQRLELAQTLRKKVAPEHLVSDEAELWALLPSKAIDYAFLYRSTAEKHRLKITRLPDQINLSKPELAKTYAKANVPVLMKTDNNKVVMQGMPLYFGMTIPIDAPHPEIAVLLAKQILSKSGQAALVRAGFTPLVPATAAHRELLPSALIPLTVMAQ comes from the coding sequence ATGCAAAGACATAATTTAATATTTTTATCCGCATTTTTTTTGCTCATCTCATGTCATGAAAAAAAAGAATTAATACTATTTGTAGCCCCATCGTTGGCTTCTGTAATTGCAGAAATGGAACCTAGTTTTAATCAAGTTGAGCCTGATATCCATATTCGTAGTGACATTAGTGGGTCACAAGTAGCGGCGCGCAAGCTGACTGAACTTAATATGCGTGCTGATATATTAGCTTTGGCTGATATTGAAGTAATCGAAAAGATGCTTATACCTAATCATGCAAAATGGAGCATTCGTTTTGCTACCAACAGTGTGGTGTTGGCGCATTTCTCACATAGTCGTTATACTGAAGAAATTACGCCAGAAAATTGGCCCGATATTTTATCTCGTCCTGATGTAAAAATTGGTCTTGCTAATCCTGATACTGCGCCAATCGGTTACCGTTCGATAATGGTATGGCTGTTAGCAGCAAAATATTACCAGCGTCTTGAGCTTGCACAAACGCTTCGTAAAAAGGTGGCACCTGAACATTTGGTTAGCGACGAAGCAGAGTTGTGGGCGCTCTTACCATCAAAAGCGATAGATTATGCATTTCTATATCGTTCAACTGCTGAAAAACATCGCTTAAAAATTACGCGATTACCTGATCAAATAAATTTGAGTAAACCAGAGTTAGCTAAAACTTACGCTAAGGCAAATGTACCGGTGTTAATGAAAACGGATAATAATAAAGTTGTCATGCAAGGTATGCCACTATATTTCGGTATGACTATACCGATTGACGCGCCACATCCAGAAATTGCCGTGCTTTTAGCAAAGCAGATTCTATCAAAATCTGGGCAAGCAGCTTTAGTTAGAGCTGGATTTACTCCTCTGGTGCCCGCGACGGCAGCCCATCGAGAATTATTACCCTCAGCCTTAATTCCATTAACTGTGATGGCACAATGA
- a CDS encoding PKD domain-containing protein, which translates to MSNAYNSNLITRIIKYTALVVFLLATSAALAHWCDCLWQSRYNIVVRPVDESVTFDQYGQAQLRLYVQNNMGYPLINFELIAYSAVVDGPIDIERVAPKLEHQTQPNSMNPSYEHHYLLPGEKQHHTLNINRRSGNTTPELAIEDIKFYVHFNHPYADATRQYGGYGDGNGSGYNTNPSLGVIIRKTSGIVPSTPVFKNYNDGNEQSWHLRSLAKLDFGDSSQQAYGINQLFAQYCSGRKSQGTYGGLICNTTNTNCCFANGVSYGTGDSRCTTTIFNDAVPSKYEASRLYAVAALASRKAALNANQIIALRERLRCGWYDLSYSYRGMSAFLLGYLDPDGSAMDTDSKTMFINEIQNQTDANVANMARAAIYMMNFGDYSQTSPDISITRQSLETIARTTSNNAYVRVVCAAALAFVHQENQYVEDVIIPNIYWGSYSMESSGNDGPETARGLFTAHVLDVLAWQRRGWQEQATDEGDVTFYDTVPDTINPLAPDGLECQNMGTPTNPYLRVQWDAVTLDEDLNPEPGACKYNVTYQPSNGSISNIANSYVEPASLTPGTEYNFSIVAVDTSSNLSSPATISCTAPIPQHAPVAVLSCTPTSVDLPTSGGVDVTCDCDDSTDADGNIASCIFQQGANTQTGGLSNPVVFHFDTASNYTIGLTVTDDTDLSDIAEQVNIAITDQSGNHAPIANIEPATATCGLYGTVQLIGSGSDVDIGDTLSYEWSFGNPIQTATSQNLNYQCNSVGNHTISLVVRDSGGLTGNDFAIVTVVDNQAPVLDSASVAPIVVRPNVDVTFNASGVYDPEDHDFNIVWDFGDGQTSSATNVTHSYSTIGVYTVSLTATDTGEPVASNSREWTITVSDQTNHAPNCAAATVTPLSGKAPLTVNLDASGCTDPDGNTLKWRWAISSTTNDSSAIYNTETQEHLFNAGGSYTITLNVTDDGIPAMQAAQRSFAVEVAGNQNNQSSDTTIKASGCNSNNNNEAKNILLSLIIIGLILIYRRRWQRT; encoded by the coding sequence ATGAGTAACGCATATAATTCAAATTTAATTACCCGTATTATTAAATACACGGCTTTAGTTGTGTTTCTTTTAGCAACGAGCGCGGCTCTGGCACACTGGTGCGATTGTTTGTGGCAATCACGCTACAATATAGTTGTGCGCCCAGTGGATGAAAGCGTTACTTTTGATCAATATGGTCAGGCTCAACTTCGACTTTACGTGCAAAATAATATGGGCTACCCGCTTATTAATTTTGAGCTTATAGCATATTCTGCGGTTGTAGATGGCCCAATTGATATAGAGCGAGTTGCACCAAAACTTGAACATCAGACACAACCTAATAGTATGAACCCTAGTTATGAGCATCATTATTTGCTGCCCGGTGAAAAGCAGCATCATACTTTAAATATTAATCGTCGTTCAGGTAATACTACTCCTGAATTAGCTATAGAAGATATAAAATTTTATGTTCACTTTAATCACCCATATGCTGATGCAACTCGACAGTATGGCGGATATGGTGATGGTAACGGTTCTGGTTATAATACTAACCCAAGTTTAGGTGTTATTATTCGCAAAACCAGTGGCATTGTACCTAGTACTCCGGTATTTAAAAATTATAACGATGGTAACGAGCAATCTTGGCATTTAAGATCTTTAGCTAAACTTGATTTTGGTGATAGCAGCCAACAAGCATATGGGATTAATCAATTATTTGCACAATATTGCTCTGGTCGTAAAAGCCAAGGAACTTATGGAGGTCTTATTTGTAATACAACAAATACAAATTGTTGTTTTGCTAATGGCGTTAGTTATGGCACGGGTGATTCGCGATGTACTACTACAATTTTTAATGATGCTGTCCCCAGTAAGTATGAAGCATCACGTTTATATGCAGTAGCAGCTTTAGCATCACGTAAAGCCGCACTTAATGCAAATCAAATTATTGCTTTGCGCGAGCGACTGCGCTGTGGCTGGTATGATCTTAGCTATTCATATCGAGGTATGTCAGCGTTTTTATTAGGTTATCTTGATCCGGACGGATCAGCGATGGATACTGACTCAAAAACCATGTTTATTAATGAAATTCAAAATCAAACAGATGCAAACGTTGCGAATATGGCCCGAGCAGCAATATATATGATGAATTTTGGTGATTATTCACAAACTAGTCCTGATATTAGTATAACTCGACAGAGTTTAGAAACTATTGCCCGCACTACATCAAATAACGCCTATGTAAGAGTAGTTTGTGCTGCCGCTTTAGCTTTTGTGCACCAAGAAAATCAATATGTTGAAGATGTAATTATACCCAATATTTATTGGGGTTCATATTCTATGGAGTCATCTGGCAATGATGGACCAGAGACAGCACGTGGTTTATTTACCGCTCATGTTTTAGATGTTTTAGCTTGGCAGCGTCGTGGCTGGCAAGAGCAAGCTACAGATGAAGGTGATGTTACTTTTTATGATACGGTGCCAGATACGATTAATCCGCTAGCCCCAGACGGACTTGAATGTCAAAATATGGGTACTCCAACTAATCCTTATTTAAGAGTGCAATGGGACGCGGTTACGCTTGATGAAGATCTTAATCCTGAGCCAGGTGCATGCAAATATAATGTAACCTACCAACCATCAAATGGTAGCATAAGCAATATTGCTAATTCATACGTTGAACCTGCATCTTTAACACCAGGTACTGAGTATAATTTTAGTATAGTTGCGGTAGATACCTCGAGTAATTTAAGTTCACCGGCAACCATTAGTTGTACTGCACCCATACCCCAACATGCGCCAGTTGCAGTGCTTTCGTGCACGCCTACAAGTGTAGATTTACCTACAAGTGGTGGAGTAGATGTTACCTGCGATTGTGATGACAGTACTGATGCTGATGGCAATATCGCTTCATGTATTTTTCAACAAGGTGCTAATACCCAAACAGGAGGCTTAAGTAACCCAGTAGTCTTTCATTTTGATACAGCCAGTAATTATACTATTGGTTTAACTGTAACTGATGATACAGATCTTTCTGATATAGCTGAGCAAGTTAATATTGCCATTACTGATCAGTCGGGTAATCATGCGCCTATAGCAAATATTGAGCCAGCTACTGCAACTTGCGGTCTTTATGGTACGGTACAACTTATTGGCAGTGGCAGTGATGTAGATATAGGAGACACGCTATCGTATGAATGGTCATTTGGTAACCCCATACAAACTGCTACTTCGCAAAATCTTAATTATCAATGCAACAGTGTAGGTAACCATACTATTTCATTAGTAGTCAGAGATAGTGGCGGATTAACCGGTAATGATTTTGCTATTGTCACAGTTGTAGACAATCAAGCGCCAGTATTAGATAGTGCTTCAGTTGCCCCAATAGTGGTGCGGCCAAATGTTGATGTAACGTTTAATGCCTCTGGTGTTTATGATCCTGAAGATCATGATTTTAATATTGTATGGGACTTTGGTGATGGCCAAACTAGCTCTGCAACCAATGTAACTCATAGTTATAGTACAATTGGTGTTTATACCGTCAGTTTAACCGCAACTGATACAGGCGAACCTGTGGCATCGAATAGTCGTGAATGGACGATTACGGTTAGTGATCAAACTAATCATGCACCAAATTGTGCAGCGGCAACAGTTACGCCACTATCAGGTAAGGCACCTTTAACAGTTAATTTAGATGCTTCAGGGTGTACGGACCCTGATGGCAATACCTTGAAATGGCGATGGGCTATTAGTTCTACAACTAATGATTCATCGGCGATCTATAATACTGAGACGCAAGAGCATCTATTTAATGCGGGTGGTAGCTATACTATTACTTTAAATGTAACAGACGATGGTATACCGGCAATGCAGGCAGCGCAGCGGAGCTTTGCTGTTGAAGTTGCTGGAAATCAAAACAATCAAAGCAGTGACACTACAATTAAAGCTAGTGGATGTAACAGTAATAATAATAACGAGGCAAAAAATATCTTGCTGTCACTTATAATAATAGGTCTAATTTTAATTTATCGTCGGCGTTGGCAACGTACCTAA
- a CDS encoding type II toxin-antitoxin system prevent-host-death family antitoxin, with protein MNVPIHQAKAQLSKLIERACAGEPVIIAKGKKAMVRLVPVTGATGRQFGSMRGLIKITDAFFEPLPNEELDAWQQ; from the coding sequence ATGAATGTACCAATTCATCAAGCAAAAGCACAATTGTCTAAGCTTATTGAACGAGCTTGTGCTGGAGAGCCGGTGATTATAGCCAAAGGCAAAAAGGCTATGGTGCGCCTTGTACCAGTAACTGGTGCTACAGGTCGCCAATTTGGCTCTATGCGCGGCTTGATTAAGATTACTGATGCATTTTTTGAACCATTGCCTAATGAAGAGCTTGATGCATGGCAACAGTAA
- a CDS encoding type II toxin-antitoxin system VapC family toxin has product MATVNRLLLDTHAFIWWLEGNDRLTKVVQELIADEITQVFISAATAWEISTKFRIGKLPGAAAVASDIFSCMAAQGFESLPISIEHAQRAGALPGLHRDPFDRMLAAQAQAENLPIASIDAVFDDFGVIRIW; this is encoded by the coding sequence ATGGCAACAGTAAACCGTCTATTGCTTGATACGCATGCATTTATTTGGTGGCTTGAGGGTAACGACAGACTTACAAAAGTCGTACAAGAGCTTATAGCTGATGAAATCACGCAAGTATTTATAAGTGCGGCAACAGCATGGGAGATCAGTACAAAATTTCGTATTGGCAAATTACCAGGTGCAGCAGCAGTTGCTAGTGATATTTTTAGTTGTATGGCGGCACAAGGTTTTGAAAGTTTACCGATATCGATTGAACATGCTCAGCGTGCTGGGGCATTACCAGGATTGCATCGTGATCCATTTGACCGCATGCTAGCAGCGCAAGCCCAAGCTGAAAATTTACCAATCGCCAGTATCGATGCAGTTTTTGATGATTTTGGGGTGATTCGTATCTGGTAA
- a CDS encoding ABC transporter permease, with translation MKYTWWQAIIAVAVLVLLHTGLWLMPGPTISPSINLALFATNIYVLHCVSGLFSEKSPKNLILFILGYGFLFVLLMVVLKRQPLFILLIIVYASIFRSPYLLGFFGIFVFSFVIAQPYAAETFIPLVFIYIVLARVRKASRFLRNALAFGLLALGCVLLPLISLAISDSAQTLWHTLKRPDVLNALMMSLGTATVATIIVSFWGIPLAYALARLSFSGRRVIETIIDVPILVPQSVAGIALMVLLGPGSPIGSSLEKIFGIQVAGSILGIVVAQIFMAAPFLIKSALAAFAAVPLELEHASRTLGASFVKTFWRIAIPLAGRGIFIGMILAFARAISEFGAIILFAPSPVTAPVLAHTEFLRAGISESRPIAVLLLITCLWVFCILQLSAVYLPFGKSRNPGVSL, from the coding sequence ATGAAATATACTTGGTGGCAAGCTATAATCGCGGTAGCAGTATTAGTGCTATTGCATACGGGCTTGTGGCTAATGCCTGGTCCCACCATTAGCCCTTCAATCAATTTAGCTCTATTTGCTACCAATATTTATGTATTGCACTGCGTTTCTGGTTTATTTAGTGAAAAATCACCAAAAAATTTAATATTATTTATTTTAGGATATGGTTTTTTATTTGTTTTATTGATGGTAGTGCTTAAACGCCAACCACTATTTATTTTATTGATCATTGTCTATGCTAGCATTTTTCGATCACCTTATTTGTTGGGTTTCTTTGGCATATTTGTTTTTTCTTTTGTTATTGCTCAGCCTTACGCCGCAGAAACTTTTATACCATTAGTCTTTATTTATATTGTACTTGCTCGTGTACGCAAAGCCTCACGTTTTTTACGTAACGCTTTGGCTTTTGGTTTATTAGCTTTAGGTTGTGTGTTGTTGCCGCTAATTAGTTTGGCGATTTCAGATTCAGCGCAAACTTTATGGCATACACTCAAACGACCCGATGTTTTAAATGCTTTAATGATGAGTTTAGGTACGGCAACAGTTGCAACTATTATCGTAAGCTTCTGGGGGATCCCTTTAGCATATGCTTTAGCCCGATTATCTTTTAGTGGTCGTAGAGTAATTGAGACCATAATTGATGTACCAATTTTAGTACCGCAATCAGTTGCAGGTATTGCACTAATGGTGTTACTAGGTCCAGGTAGTCCCATAGGTAGCAGCCTAGAAAAAATATTTGGGATTCAGGTGGCCGGCAGTATATTGGGTATTGTGGTAGCACAAATATTTATGGCAGCACCATTTTTGATCAAATCTGCTTTAGCGGCATTCGCAGCGGTACCACTTGAACTAGAACATGCCTCACGCACATTAGGTGCTAGCTTTGTAAAAACATTTTGGCGTATTGCGATACCTTTAGCAGGTCGTGGTATTTTTATTGGGATGATCTTAGCTTTCGCACGAGCGATAAGTGAGTTTGGCGCAATTATTTTATTTGCCCCATCTCCGGTTACCGCACCGGTGTTAGCTCATACAGAATTTTTACGAGCAGGTATTAGTGAAAGTCGTCCGATTGCAGTGCTGTTGTTGATTACTTGTTTATGGGTATTTTGTATATTGCAGCTATCAGCAGTGTATCTGCCCTTTGGTAAAAGCCGCAACCCTGGAGTTAGTTTATGA
- a CDS encoding 4Fe-4S binding protein codes for MQPERIPFIKAFDTPFISLDETSVELASILFVFAMVFVVANIKYKRQLWRRLVQVVSLTIFFFFIYSCLGVFGMIRNGLYGMTLLGTVYSESFYWLALPVSVMAITLVMGPIFCSWICPTGTIQEWTLMLRRLIFPKKWMGSRLQLALLGFFLAGFVSLTIYIGIDRQMFVEDSSLHWAASLFLICYLVLLGVLDDLPTRKLRIVSVLAIFVTAISHVTITSPVHFAFTSRNDPASALSTLVLALASMVVARAWCRYVCPWGFVMGFLHRFSRVKVMRNEKACNNCYDCVRICDVGAIDQQGVRHEYCQLCYACIDQCKLKALELKDVWQKETPEKVMSEQSSIS; via the coding sequence ATGCAACCCGAGCGCATCCCTTTTATTAAAGCGTTCGATACGCCGTTTATTTCATTAGATGAAACCAGCGTTGAATTAGCTTCGATTTTATTTGTTTTTGCCATGGTCTTCGTAGTGGCGAACATTAAATATAAACGCCAATTATGGCGGCGCCTGGTGCAAGTTGTTTCATTAACCATTTTCTTTTTCTTTATTTACTCATGTCTCGGTGTTTTTGGTATGATTCGCAATGGTTTATATGGTATGACTTTGTTAGGTACCGTATATTCAGAATCTTTTTATTGGTTAGCCTTGCCCGTTTCAGTAATGGCGATAACCCTGGTGATGGGGCCCATTTTTTGTAGTTGGATTTGTCCTACTGGTACGATTCAAGAGTGGACGCTGATGTTGCGTCGTCTCATTTTTCCCAAAAAGTGGATGGGTTCTCGACTACAGCTAGCTTTGTTGGGTTTTTTTCTTGCGGGTTTTGTATCGTTAACGATTTATATCGGCATTGATCGGCAAATGTTTGTTGAAGATTCTAGTTTACATTGGGCCGCTTCTTTATTTTTGATTTGTTATTTGGTTTTATTAGGGGTGCTGGATGATTTACCCACCAGAAAATTGCGCATTGTTTCGGTATTAGCAATTTTTGTCACTGCCATTTCTCATGTTACCATTACCTCGCCGGTACATTTTGCATTTACTTCGCGTAATGATCCTGCTTCAGCGCTTTCAACATTAGTGCTTGCCTTAGCGTCAATGGTAGTGGCGCGTGCCTGGTGCCGTTATGTTTGCCCGTGGGGTTTTGTTATGGGTTTTTTGCATCGTTTTTCACGGGTGAAAGTGATGCGTAATGAAAAAGCCTGTAATAATTGTTACGACTGCGTACGAATTTGTGATGTTGGCGCTATTGATCAACAAGGCGTGCGTCATGAATATTGCCAGTTGTGCTACGCCTGCATTGATCAATGTAAACTCAAAGCCTTAGAGCTTAAAGACGTGTGGCAAAAAGAAACACCAGAAAAAGTTATGAGTGAACAGAGTTCTATTTCATGA